A part of Pseudomonadales bacterium genomic DNA contains:
- a CDS encoding cyclic nucleotide-binding domain-containing protein, whose amino-acid sequence MKTISLKKIDPSSLDQYLNQIPFFSDLMHEDRQQFELLLKQSKLMQYQAGETVITQDDEDQSLYFLLKGSLTVFSDASRSSQIATLSSGQVFGALSAVNDQPRSATLICDPQEASMVLALDASIFTELYDFSSFKLKTKASLLRIVVNNTRWKLEVARRQQTDHPLAKQLDKLKPFSGMKNTEGELNHLADQAFMLGQLLEDWNKHGLSSTPSSTFSSTSEQKKPSFVARLFSR is encoded by the coding sequence ATGAAAACGATTAGTCTTAAAAAAATTGATCCCAGCAGCTTAGATCAATATCTAAATCAAATCCCTTTTTTTAGTGATTTAATGCATGAGGATAGACAGCAATTTGAGCTATTACTTAAGCAATCTAAACTGATGCAGTATCAGGCTGGCGAAACGGTAATAACCCAGGATGATGAAGATCAGTCTTTATATTTTTTGTTAAAGGGTAGCCTTACTGTTTTCTCTGACGCCAGCCGCTCATCGCAGATTGCGACATTATCTTCAGGCCAAGTATTTGGTGCACTTAGCGCAGTCAATGACCAGCCAAGAAGTGCAACACTTATCTGCGACCCACAAGAGGCATCAATGGTGCTAGCTCTAGACGCCAGCATTTTTACAGAGCTTTATGATTTCTCAAGCTTCAAACTCAAGACTAAAGCTAGTTTATTACGCATTGTAGTCAACAACACTCGCTGGAAACTTGAAGTCGCGCGTCGACAACAAACTGATCACCCCTTAGCAAAGCAGCTGGATAAATTAAAACCTTTCTCTGGCATGAAAAATACCGAGGGCGAATTGAATCATTTGGCCGATCAAGCATTTATGTTAGGCCAACTGCTAGAAGATTGGAATAAACACGGTCTAAGCTCAACCCCCTCTTCTACCTTTTCTAGCACCTCAGAGCAAAAAAAACCGAGCTTTGTTGCTCGGTTATTTTCACGCTAA
- the rpoS gene encoding RNA polymerase sigma factor RpoS, with the protein MELSNNSSIEDVSQVELGIELSEEKDTVDSEQEDRAFEQRLKSLENDKSNRSPDATQMYLNEIGFSPLLTAEEEVKFSRMALAGDEAGRKRMIESNLRLVVKISRRYLNRGLSLLDLIEEGNLGLIRAVEKFDPERGFRFSTYATWWIRQTIERAIMNQTRTIRLPIHIVKELNVYLRASRELAQQLDHEPSAEEIAAKVNKPVADVERMLKLNERVTSIDTPLGSDNEKTVLDLVAEQHDSNPQNILQGDNLNACLDDWLDELTQKQREVIARRFGLRGHDPSTLEEVGAEIGLTRERVRQIQVEALKRMRDILTHQGLSSESLFEAMH; encoded by the coding sequence ATGGAGTTATCAAACAATAGTTCTATCGAAGACGTTAGCCAAGTCGAACTTGGTATTGAACTGTCCGAGGAAAAAGACACTGTCGATTCTGAACAAGAAGATCGCGCTTTTGAGCAGCGATTAAAATCCTTGGAAAATGATAAATCAAACCGAAGTCCAGATGCCACGCAAATGTATCTTAACGAAATTGGCTTCTCACCACTATTGACCGCTGAAGAAGAGGTAAAGTTTTCGCGTATGGCTTTAGCTGGAGACGAAGCGGGACGTAAACGCATGATTGAGTCGAATTTGCGTTTGGTAGTCAAGATATCGCGTCGCTACCTAAATCGTGGGCTCAGCTTGCTGGACTTGATAGAGGAAGGCAATCTTGGCCTGATTCGCGCCGTTGAAAAGTTCGATCCAGAGCGCGGTTTTCGTTTTTCAACCTATGCTACATGGTGGATTCGTCAAACGATCGAGCGCGCGATTATGAATCAAACACGAACTATTCGTTTACCTATTCATATTGTTAAAGAGCTAAATGTCTACCTTAGAGCCTCACGTGAGTTGGCTCAACAGCTTGACCATGAACCATCGGCCGAAGAAATTGCCGCTAAAGTCAATAAGCCTGTGGCAGATGTTGAGCGCATGCTAAAGCTTAATGAACGGGTTACCTCAATCGATACACCTTTAGGCAGTGATAATGAAAAAACAGTTTTGGACTTGGTGGCTGAGCAACATGATAGTAACCCCCAGAATATCTTACAGGGTGATAATTTAAATGCCTGCCTTGATGACTGGCTTGATGAACTAACGCAAAAGCAGCGCGAGGTTATTGCAAGACGCTTTGGTTTGCGCGGTCATGATCCAAGCACGTTGGAAGAAGTAGGTGCTGAAATAGGTTTAACGCGTGAGCGCGTTAGACAGATTCAAGTAGAAGCCTTAAAGCGCATGCGCGATATTCTTACGCATCAAGGCCTGTCCAGTGAATCCCTGTTCGAAGCCATGCACTAG
- a CDS encoding peptidoglycan DD-metalloendopeptidase family protein, which translates to MMKTMYQQIAALFHTLPLLAAIIALSACQSHPPVPVVELGQSPYTAKTYTVQKGDTLYAIAFRFSMQAKQLAAINGISAPYTIYPKQILQLYPGSTVVNSSSTAVRNNVRKDAQKSSSKSQPTKGRVSQVKTSNVYGNSRPKSSKMVPSSNDKGWLWPVRGKVIEGFSTSRTINKGIDISAAIGSPIVSSRSGVVVYAGSRLKGYGNLIIVKHSDDYLTAYAHNKSLLVKEGDSVKQGQKIATLGKSSASEPKLHFEVRKQGKPVNPLRYLTE; encoded by the coding sequence ATGATGAAGACCATGTATCAGCAGATTGCAGCTCTCTTTCATACTTTGCCATTATTAGCGGCGATAATAGCGTTATCAGCTTGTCAATCGCATCCGCCGGTGCCAGTGGTCGAGCTTGGTCAGTCGCCATACACTGCAAAAACGTATACAGTACAAAAAGGTGACACGCTATATGCGATCGCTTTTCGTTTTTCAATGCAGGCCAAACAGCTTGCAGCGATTAACGGTATATCTGCACCATATACCATTTACCCTAAGCAAATTTTACAGCTATATCCGGGTTCGACGGTGGTAAATTCATCGTCAACGGCAGTTCGAAATAATGTAAGAAAAGACGCACAAAAATCATCGTCAAAATCTCAGCCTACAAAGGGTAGAGTCTCCCAGGTTAAAACATCAAATGTCTATGGTAACAGCCGCCCCAAAAGCTCCAAAATGGTTCCATCGTCAAACGATAAAGGTTGGTTATGGCCTGTGCGCGGAAAAGTGATTGAAGGCTTTTCTACGTCACGAACTATTAACAAAGGTATTGATATTTCTGCTGCAATAGGATCGCCAATTGTTAGCAGTCGATCCGGTGTTGTGGTTTATGCAGGCAGTCGTTTGAAAGGGTATGGCAATCTGATTATTGTTAAACACAGTGATGATTATCTTACTGCCTATGCACACAATAAATCACTGTTAGTAAAAGAAGGTGACTCGGTTAAGCAGGGGCAAAAAATTGCAACCCTTGGTAAGTCCTCTGCCAGCGAGCCGAAACTGCATTTTGAAGTTCGCAAACAGGGTAAGCCAGTAAACCCTCTACGTTATCTAACAGAATAA